In Bacillus sp. 2205SS5-2, one DNA window encodes the following:
- a CDS encoding amino acid deaminase/aldolase: MIDYQTFNSFSSPGVYLDLKAFDRNVEKVATIAKGKNVRVASKSIRSVNLIERVLSSHTCFRGILCYNPHECVFLAEKGFDDLLLAYPTTDREALMKIANLFHEEKFITIMIDSISHIELLHKIAKESSSKFRICLDIDLSLTYFGLHFGVKRSPLRYTHQVLTLIQEIKKYPTLILDGIMGYEAQIAGVADKMPGQFIKNRLITYLKRKSFQDYPRRRQEIVDALKSEGISLRFSNGGGTGSLLITREEEAVTEVAVGSALYAPHLFDYYRDFRYEPSLFFTSPIVRQPSNNVYTSYSGGYIASGATGKEKQPLIHLPKGCDLVSLEGAGEVQTPFNNNGDQPLEVGDVIVFRHSKAGELAERFTHIQLVENDRVIDSCTTYRGDGYCFH, encoded by the coding sequence TTGATCGACTATCAAACCTTTAATTCATTTTCCTCTCCAGGAGTTTATCTAGATCTGAAGGCCTTTGATCGTAATGTTGAAAAGGTAGCCACAATTGCAAAGGGCAAGAACGTGCGAGTCGCAAGTAAGTCCATTCGTTCTGTAAATTTGATTGAACGAGTCCTTTCATCTCACACATGCTTTCGTGGGATTTTGTGTTACAACCCACATGAATGTGTCTTTTTAGCAGAGAAAGGGTTCGATGATTTACTGTTAGCCTACCCAACGACGGACCGAGAAGCGCTTATGAAGATCGCGAATCTGTTCCATGAAGAGAAGTTCATCACAATTATGATTGACTCTATTAGTCATATTGAATTATTACATAAAATCGCAAAAGAATCCTCATCAAAATTCCGTATATGCCTAGATATTGATTTAAGTCTTACCTATTTTGGATTGCATTTTGGCGTGAAACGGTCTCCCCTCAGATATACCCACCAAGTATTAACACTTATCCAAGAAATAAAAAAATATCCTACCCTTATTTTAGACGGTATTATGGGGTATGAAGCTCAAATTGCGGGTGTTGCCGATAAAATGCCTGGTCAATTCATAAAAAATCGCCTCATAACGTATCTAAAGAGGAAATCGTTTCAGGATTATCCTCGTAGAAGGCAAGAAATCGTAGACGCCCTTAAAAGTGAAGGGATAAGCTTGAGATTCAGTAATGGTGGGGGGACAGGAAGTTTACTAATTACGCGAGAAGAAGAGGCTGTGACAGAAGTTGCTGTTGGATCTGCCTTGTATGCACCCCATCTATTTGATTACTATCGTGATTTTCGATATGAACCGAGTCTATTTTTCACTTCACCGATTGTTAGGCAACCGAGTAACAATGTCTATACAAGTTATAGTGGTGGTTATATTGCTAGTGGTGCTACAGGAAAAGAAAAGCAGCCGCTTATTCACCTACCCAAAGGTTGTGACCTAGTATCTTTAGAAGGTGCGGGAGAGGTACAAACTCCATTTAATAATAATGGTGATCAGCCATTAGAGGTGGGAGATGTCATTGTTTTTCGTCATAGTAAAGCTGGGGAATTAGCTGAAAGGTTTACGCATATTCAACTTGTTGAGAATGATAGGGTAATAGATTCATGCACGACTTATAGGGGGGATGGATATTGCTTTCATTAA